The following proteins come from a genomic window of Malus sylvestris chromosome 4, drMalSylv7.2, whole genome shotgun sequence:
- the LOC126618128 gene encoding uncharacterized protein LOC126618128: MQQVGPSNIQERVHLANYDVEVNPSNIQQQIPEQIEHESASSRVLSDITNRDDQTSATMRTHIGSLTHSNRSQIYDGMLSTLPHNEEEHATRTNRHVLQSRGRRNHNCARNYNENRGILGCRLPAPTTCPYCYARLFTRETLNMCCLKGRVALPPIQSPPEMVALFSDQTNEGRHFRQNIRAYNHAFAFTSMGVHVDERINISGRGIYTFRAQGALYHKIGGLLPHEGNKPRFLQAYIYDTEHEVENRMCESEVLDRRVVEKIQQMLNNHNPFVHTLRSLGQRQDLPNCKLILKEHPIDRRQYSLPSTSQVAAIIIDGDDATIANGRDIVVETISGRLSHVRDYVGFYDPLQYPLLLPYGTYGWDVNSCDDGGRAITCCDYYAYMLQL; encoded by the exons atgCAACAAGTAGGTCCCAGTAATATACAAGAACGAGTTCATTTGGCTAACTATGATGTTGAGGTCAACCCCAGtaatatacaacaacaaattccag AACAAATTGAGCATGAAAGCGCGAGTTCAAGGGTTCTGTCAGATATCACAAATCGTGATGACCAAACTTCTGCTACAATGCGTACTCATATAGGATCATTGACACATTCGAATAGGTCACAAATATATGATGGGATGCTCTCAACTCTTCCCCATAATG AAGAAGAACATGCAACTAGAACCAATCGTCATGTGCTGCAaagtagaggaagaagaaaccACAATTGTGCTAGAAATTATAATGAGAATCGGGGTATCCTAGGTTGCCGCTTACCTGCTCCAACCACATGTCCGTACTGCTACGCACGATTGTTTACTCGAGAAACTTTGAATATGTGTTGCTTGAAAGGAAGAGTTGCTTTACCCCCAATACAATCTCCACCAGAAATGGTTGCTCTTTTCTCTGACCAAACAAATGAGGGTAGACACTTTAGGCAAAATATTCGAGCTTACAATCACGCATTTGCATTCACTTCAATGGGAGTACACGTGGATGAAAGAATAAATATTAGTGGCCGTGGGATTTACACATTTCGTGCTCAAGGTGCATTATATCATAAGATTGGTGGACTTTTACCACATGAAGGAAACAAACCGCGATTTTTACAAGCCTATATATATGACACTGAGCATGAAGTTGAAAACCGAATGTGTGAAAGTGAAGTTTTAGATAGACGTGTGGTTGAAAAGATACAACAGATGTTGAACAACCATAATCCTTTTGTTCATACATTGCGAAGCCTCGGACAACGCCAAGATTTGCCGAATTGCAAGTTGATCCTAAAAGAGCACCCAATAGATCGACGTCAGTATAGTCTACCATCAACATCACAAGTTGCAGCAATTATAATAGATGGAGATGATGCCACAATTGCAAATGGAAGGGATATCGTGGTCGAGACAATTAGTGGAAGACTTTCTCACGTCCGAGACTATGTCGGATTTTATGATCCGTTACAGTATCCACTATTGCTACCTTACGGTACATATGGTTGGGATGTTAATAGTTGTGATGATGGTGGAAGAGCAATAACATGTTGCGACTATTATGCTTATATGTTACAG CTTTGA